From Hyphomicrobiales bacterium, the proteins below share one genomic window:
- a CDS encoding protein phosphatase CheZ → MSAQLDITRIKHFLKREKQDSIHLNDIVRLAELMTDSMLDILKGNDQQTFEELRKISYQISDTKRDLADFRADEMHDEHIPQAGLELDAIVEATEGATNTIMEAAETIMGGDTSDPEAYTAMVNDKVIEIFEACSFQDITGQRISKVVKTLNIIDEQIKCIVDRMDNQQKNEDDGGSRPTGESLLTGLLNGPALGDSGIKQDEVDSHFP, encoded by the coding sequence ATGTCAGCTCAACTGGACATAACGCGCATCAAACATTTTTTGAAGCGTGAGAAGCAAGATAGTATCCATCTGAATGACATCGTTCGGCTCGCTGAATTGATGACAGACAGTATGCTCGATATCCTCAAAGGGAATGATCAGCAGACATTTGAAGAGCTACGCAAAATTTCTTACCAAATCTCTGATACGAAAAGAGATTTGGCAGATTTTCGCGCAGACGAAATGCATGACGAACATATCCCTCAAGCGGGTCTAGAGCTTGATGCTATTGTGGAAGCAACAGAAGGTGCTACCAACACGATCATGGAAGCTGCCGAAACTATTATGGGTGGCGATACAAGTGATCCTGAGGCTTACACCGCGATGGTGAATGACAAAGTTATCGAAATTTTCGAAGCTTGCTCTTTCCAAGACATCACAGGGCAACGGATCTCTAAAGTTGTGAAAACTCTCAATATTATTGATGAGCAGATCAAATGTATCGTTGACCGAATGGACAACCAGCAGAAAAATGAAGACGACGGCGGATCTCGCCCAACTGGCGAAAGCTTGTTGACTGGTCTTCTAAATGGCCCTGCCCTTGGTGATTCAGGCATTAAGCAAGACGAAGTCGATTCACATTTCCCTTAA
- a CDS encoding TIGR01459 family HAD-type hydrolase: MTLLPVPLVDGLSNLNEAYDLVLCDVWGVIHNGISVFNAAPDALAKFRQQEGKHVILLTNAPRPAWWIKCQLDELGVRSDAYDDIVTSGDVTRLDIANRDAQKVYALGPEKDLNFYDDLPIDLVDAKEAEVVSVTGLIDDATETPDDYDEMLNDFLKRGLSMICANPDIVVERGDKLIYCGGALAQKYKQMGGEALYFGKPYAPIYNRALERGAELVRQGLDKQRVLAVGDGIATDVKGAGDNGLDCLFVTAGIHSAENGPLAHPTPENVAQFLDEHKQKAKAFLPRLIW; this comes from the coding sequence ATGACCTTGCTGCCCGTCCCTTTGGTTGATGGATTATCAAATCTCAATGAGGCTTATGATTTGGTACTGTGTGATGTTTGGGGTGTTATTCATAATGGCATTTCAGTGTTCAATGCGGCACCTGATGCGCTTGCAAAATTCCGCCAACAAGAAGGCAAGCATGTCATCCTGCTCACCAATGCACCACGGCCAGCGTGGTGGATTAAGTGCCAGCTCGATGAACTTGGTGTGCGCTCTGATGCTTACGATGACATTGTTACATCTGGCGATGTTACGCGCCTTGATATTGCAAACCGAGATGCGCAAAAAGTTTACGCGTTAGGGCCAGAAAAAGATTTGAATTTTTACGACGATTTGCCAATCGATCTAGTGGATGCAAAAGAGGCTGAAGTAGTGTCCGTAACAGGCCTAATTGATGATGCGACAGAAACGCCTGACGACTACGATGAGATGTTGAACGATTTCTTGAAACGCGGTCTTTCAATGATTTGCGCCAACCCTGATATTGTTGTCGAACGCGGCGATAAACTGATTTATTGCGGCGGTGCATTGGCGCAAAAGTATAAACAAATGGGCGGCGAAGCCCTCTATTTCGGCAAGCCTTACGCGCCAATCTATAACCGCGCGCTTGAACGTGGTGCAGAACTGGTTCGCCAAGGTTTGGATAAACAGCGGGTTCTTGCTGTGGGTGACGGTATTGCAACTGATGTTAAAGGAGCGGGCGACAATGGTCTTGATTGCCTGTTCGTTACGGCCGGCATTCATAGCGCAGAAAATGGACCGCTTGCTCATCCGACACCAGAAAACGTGGCGCAATTCCTTGATGAACATAAGCAAAAAGCCAAGGCATTTTTGCCTCGGCTTATTTGGTAA
- a CDS encoding EAL domain-containing protein → MVVISASLGYSVWAHLSLTGFEATMTGMCFLVIQLVGYLFVWKAIVHRALLSRIHDLALAEAQNANGVDRVSNELAGLRKAIKTVTRKELEPLARELEVISTLIKQLAESTVAVEARMGELEAAPAPVAAVASPSPQDATTKSSTKKAPQKSSSPPTVGKKTEPDASEWLGEIPADQPATELDNLTSENSPILKALQEAVDKNEVDLYLQPIVTLPQRKPKFYEALSRIRDDKGELIRPAQFMHSAKKSGTMPVLDKMLLVRAIQVLRRLLLRKSDAVVVCNISSSSLADSSFFNDFRKLLSAKPDLADHLIFEFDQETVMKIDTLEEESLRALKNLGFRFAIDNVTDLSMDFLKLVSLGFHYVKVSSQVLLAAKKTGINEIHAEDFSRFLSRNGLQLIVDHVENESEVVELLDFDISLGQGFLFAAPREVKPDAISNHNRRAHGKKLAS, encoded by the coding sequence ATGGTGGTCATTTCTGCGTCACTTGGTTATTCCGTTTGGGCACATTTGAGCCTTACAGGGTTTGAAGCCACAATGACGGGTATGTGCTTTTTGGTTATCCAATTAGTCGGATATCTTTTTGTATGGAAAGCCATCGTCCACCGCGCTCTTCTTTCTCGCATTCATGATTTAGCACTGGCAGAAGCCCAAAACGCAAACGGCGTGGACAGGGTTAGCAACGAACTGGCGGGTCTTCGTAAAGCAATCAAAACGGTAACGCGCAAGGAACTGGAGCCGCTGGCAAGAGAGCTTGAAGTTATCAGCACTCTCATCAAACAGTTGGCTGAAAGCACCGTTGCAGTTGAAGCGCGGATGGGGGAGCTAGAAGCAGCGCCCGCACCTGTTGCTGCGGTTGCATCGCCTTCCCCACAAGATGCGACAACAAAATCAAGCACCAAAAAAGCGCCCCAAAAATCATCTTCCCCACCAACTGTTGGTAAAAAGACAGAGCCAGATGCAAGTGAATGGTTAGGCGAAATTCCAGCTGACCAACCAGCTACCGAACTGGACAACCTCACCAGCGAAAATTCGCCAATTTTAAAAGCTCTTCAAGAAGCAGTTGATAAAAATGAGGTCGATTTATATCTACAACCAATCGTCACTCTTCCCCAACGAAAACCGAAATTTTATGAGGCGTTATCACGCATCCGCGATGACAAGGGCGAACTCATCCGACCTGCGCAATTTATGCATTCTGCGAAAAAATCAGGCACAATGCCTGTACTCGACAAGATGTTGTTGGTGCGCGCGATCCAAGTCTTACGGCGCCTGCTGCTTCGAAAAAGCGATGCGGTTGTTGTCTGCAACATTTCATCATCTAGTCTTGCCGACAGCAGCTTCTTCAATGATTTTAGAAAATTGCTAAGCGCCAAACCGGATCTTGCTGACCATTTAATTTTTGAATTTGACCAAGAAACCGTCATGAAAATCGACACCCTTGAGGAAGAAAGCTTGCGAGCCTTGAAAAACCTTGGCTTCCGGTTTGCGATCGATAATGTGACGGACCTATCGATGGACTTCCTCAAACTGGTATCGCTTGGCTTCCATTACGTAAAAGTCTCATCACAGGTTTTGTTGGCTGCAAAGAAAACAGGCATCAATGAAATTCATGCCGAAGACTTCTCGCGCTTCCTTTCGCGCAATGGCCTTCAACTCATTGTCGATCATGTGGAGAATGAGAGCGAAGTCGTTGAACTGCTCGATTTTGACATCAGCCTTGGACAAGGTTTCTTGTTTGCTGCGCCTCGTGAAGTCAAACCAGATGCAATATCAAACCACAATCGCCGCGCGCACGGTAAAAAACTTGCCAGCTAA
- a CDS encoding co-chaperone GroES, with the protein MKFRPLHDRVVVRRVDSEEKTAGGIIIPDTAKEKPSEGEIVAVGAGARGGEDNALIPMDVKVGDQVLFGKWSGTEIRIDGDDLLIMKESDIMGVVEG; encoded by the coding sequence ATGAAGTTTCGTCCCCTACATGATCGTGTGGTAGTTCGCCGCGTCGATTCAGAAGAAAAAACCGCTGGCGGCATCATTATTCCAGATACTGCTAAAGAAAAGCCAAGCGAAGGCGAAATTGTTGCTGTAGGCGCTGGCGCTCGCGGTGGTGAAGACAATGCACTTATCCCTATGGATGTTAAAGTTGGTGACCAAGTTCTATTCGGCAAATGGTCAGGCACAGAAATCCGGATTGACGGCGACGACCTGCTGATCATGAAAGAAAGCGACATCATGGGTGTTGTAGAAGGCTAA
- the groL gene encoding chaperonin GroEL (60 kDa chaperone family; promotes refolding of misfolded polypeptides especially under stressful conditions; forms two stacked rings of heptamers to form a barrel-shaped 14mer; ends can be capped by GroES; misfolded proteins enter the barrel where they are refolded when GroES binds), with protein MAKEVKFGSDARDAMIRGVDILANAVKVTLGPKGRNVVLDKAFGAPRITKDGVSVAKEIDLDDKFENMGAQMVREVASKTNDVAGDGTTTATVLAQAIVKEGAKAVAAGMNPMDLKRGVDMAVSDVVAALGSAAKTITTTEEVAQVGTISANGDSTIGEDIAHAMQKVGNEGVITVEEAKSLESELEVVEGMQFDRGYLSPYFVTNSEKMLTELDDPFILLHEKKLSNLQAMLPILEATVQASRPLLIIAEDVEGEALATLVVNKLRGGLKVAAVKAPGFGDRRKAMLEDIAILTGGTVISEEMGIKLETVTLDMLGTAKKVAISKENTTVVDGAGSKDDIEGRVNQIKAQIEETTSDYDREKLQERLAKLAGGVAVLRVGGATEIEVKEKKDRVDDALNATRAAVEEGIVPGGGVALLRASMSIKAEGANADQEAGVNIVRRALQAPIRQISENAGDEGSIVVGKISESDDANFGYNAQTGEFGNMIEMGIVDPMKVVRSALQDAASVSSLLITTEAMVADKPEPAGGGAPAMPDMGGMGGMM; from the coding sequence ATGGCTAAAGAAGTAAAATTCGGTTCGGATGCGCGCGACGCAATGATCCGCGGCGTAGACATTCTTGCTAACGCTGTAAAAGTAACACTCGGCCCTAAAGGTCGTAACGTTGTTCTAGACAAAGCTTTCGGCGCACCGCGCATCACGAAAGATGGTGTGTCTGTTGCAAAAGAAATCGATCTTGATGACAAGTTCGAAAACATGGGCGCACAAATGGTGCGTGAAGTAGCGTCAAAAACAAATGACGTTGCTGGTGACGGTACAACAACTGCGACTGTTTTGGCTCAAGCCATCGTTAAAGAAGGCGCAAAAGCTGTTGCTGCTGGCATGAACCCAATGGACCTTAAGCGCGGTGTCGACATGGCTGTTAGCGATGTTGTTGCAGCTCTCGGTTCTGCGGCTAAAACAATCACAACAACTGAAGAAGTTGCTCAAGTTGGCACAATTTCAGCAAATGGCGATTCAACAATCGGCGAAGACATTGCACACGCAATGCAAAAAGTCGGCAATGAAGGCGTTATCACTGTTGAAGAAGCTAAATCACTCGAGTCAGAACTCGAAGTTGTTGAAGGCATGCAGTTCGACCGCGGTTACCTTTCACCGTATTTCGTAACAAACTCAGAAAAAATGCTCACAGAGTTGGATGACCCGTTCATTCTTCTTCACGAGAAAAAACTTTCAAACTTGCAAGCAATGCTCCCAATCTTGGAAGCAACTGTTCAAGCTTCACGTCCACTGCTTATCATTGCAGAAGATGTTGAAGGTGAAGCACTTGCAACACTCGTAGTGAACAAACTACGTGGTGGCTTGAAAGTGGCTGCTGTTAAAGCTCCAGGTTTTGGTGATCGTCGTAAAGCTATGCTTGAAGACATCGCAATCCTTACAGGCGGTACAGTGATTTCTGAAGAAATGGGCATCAAACTTGAGACAGTTACTCTCGACATGCTCGGTACTGCGAAAAAAGTTGCTATCTCTAAAGAGAACACAACTGTTGTAGACGGTGCTGGTTCTAAAGATGACATCGAAGGCCGTGTAAACCAGATTAAAGCTCAAATCGAAGAGACAACATCTGATTACGACCGTGAAAAACTTCAAGAGCGTCTTGCTAAACTTGCAGGCGGCGTTGCTGTTCTGCGTGTTGGTGGTGCTACTGAAATCGAAGTTAAAGAGAAGAAAGACCGCGTTGATGATGCGTTGAACGCAACACGCGCTGCGGTTGAAGAAGGTATCGTCCCTGGTGGCGGTGTTGCTCTCCTTCGCGCTTCAATGTCTATTAAAGCTGAAGGTGCAAACGCGGACCAAGAAGCTGGCGTAAACATTGTACGTCGTGCGCTTCAAGCTCCGATCCGTCAAATCTCAGAAAACGCAGGCGACGAAGGTTCTATCGTTGTTGGCAAGATCTCAGAATCTGACGACGCAAACTTCGGTTACAACGCACAAACTGGTGAGTTCGGCAACATGATTGAAATGGGTATTGTTGACCCAATGAAAGTCGTGCGCTCTGCTCTTCAAGACGCTGCATCTGTTTCATCATTGTTGATCACAACAGAAGCAATGGTTGCTGATAAGCCTGAGCCAGCTGGTGGCGGCGCTCCTGCAATGCCTGACATGGGCGGTATGGGCGGCATGATGTAA
- a CDS encoding ATP phosphoribosyltransferase regulatory subunit: MSTLNTLTKLFQSYGYASVEPAILQPADPFLNAAGEALRRRLFVTQSANGEALCLRPEFTIPVCIEHKGGAAKYCYEGTVFRQREEQPVEFAQAGVEALGDTDFAKADAEMVRLALEAVQSVSDCQPEIRIGDPAFFDALVQPIGLSDTWRDRLTRSFGDDELVTKVLERMDTPVTASATGDEGESLEEVTAKVSAMITSHGLGSAEGRSAEEIAARFIKTRQSQADVPGQAIGLCKLFLELECDASSVAHTFEVFSEEHEIDFSQAISGFTNRLDAGLNDLNASIKFSAGFGRRLDYYTGFVFEIYDANDRAKGALAGGGRYDHLTEMLGGEKLPAVGFSLWLDRMEARS, translated from the coding sequence GTGTCCACTCTCAACACCCTTACCAAGCTTTTCCAGTCTTACGGATATGCGTCGGTGGAACCAGCCATTCTGCAACCTGCTGACCCGTTTTTAAACGCGGCGGGTGAAGCGCTGCGCCGTCGTTTGTTCGTTACGCAAAGTGCAAATGGTGAGGCTTTATGTTTGCGCCCAGAATTCACGATACCCGTTTGTATTGAGCATAAGGGTGGCGCTGCTAAATATTGTTATGAGGGTACCGTTTTTCGTCAGCGCGAAGAGCAACCAGTAGAATTTGCTCAGGCAGGTGTGGAAGCTTTAGGCGATACAGACTTTGCGAAAGCAGACGCCGAAATGGTGCGCCTTGCATTGGAAGCCGTTCAAAGCGTGAGTGATTGCCAGCCAGAAATTCGTATCGGTGATCCCGCCTTTTTCGACGCCTTGGTGCAGCCGATTGGCCTTTCAGATACATGGCGTGACAGGCTCACTCGTTCCTTCGGTGATGATGAATTAGTTACCAAAGTTTTAGAGCGGATGGATACGCCCGTTACTGCCTCGGCTACTGGCGACGAAGGTGAGAGCTTGGAAGAGGTGACGGCAAAAGTCAGCGCGATGATCACCAGCCATGGCCTTGGCAGCGCTGAGGGTCGAAGTGCAGAAGAAATCGCCGCTCGCTTTATCAAAACCCGCCAATCTCAAGCAGACGTGCCCGGCCAAGCAATTGGCTTATGCAAGCTGTTCCTCGAACTTGAATGTGATGCATCAAGTGTCGCGCATACCTTTGAGGTCTTTAGCGAAGAGCACGAAATTGATTTCAGCCAAGCAATCTCTGGTTTCACAAATCGACTTGATGCAGGGCTTAATGATTTAAACGCCTCGATCAAATTCTCCGCAGGCTTTGGTCGTCGGCTTGATTATTACACAGGCTTTGTTTTTGAAATTTACGATGCCAATGATCGCGCAAAAGGCGCTCTTGCTGGTGGTGGTCGCTATGATCATCTGACAGAAATGCTTGGCGGCGAGAAGCTTCCAGCAGTCGGCTTCTCCTTATGGCTTGACCGGATGGAGGCACGCTCATGA
- the hisS gene encoding histidine--tRNA ligase — translation MSAKKNKEKKPKARLPRGFVDRSASDIRATDEMIAKIREVYERYGFDPVETPMFEYTDCLGKFLPDTDRPNAGVFSVQDDDEQWMSLRYDMTAPLARHVAENINEIQMPFRTYRQGYVFRNEKPGPGRFRQFMQFDADSIGAPGVQADAEMCMMMADTMEALGIARGDYVIRVNNRKVLDGVMEAIGLGGDENTERRLTVLRAIDKLDKFGVEGVKLLLGEGRKDESGDFTEGAKLDAAGIDKVIGYTDGSQTIEGEGQSELDQMQSLFDHAGYGSDRIKIDPSVVRGLEYYTGMVYEAELLFDVTNEKGESVQFGSVGGGGRYDGLIKRFTGRDVPGTGFSIGVSRLVTALKNLGKLGTSDVTAPVLVTVMDGNTEALGEYQKMVQQLRGEGIRAEMYQGNWKKFGNQLKYADRRGCPIAIIQGSDEREAGKIQVKDLIEGRKQADAIASNEEWRETRPGQFEIAADDLISEVKKLLAEQAKG, via the coding sequence ATGTCAGCTAAGAAAAACAAAGAGAAAAAGCCAAAAGCTCGTCTGCCGCGTGGTTTTGTGGATCGCTCCGCTTCCGACATTCGCGCGACTGATGAAATGATCGCAAAAATTCGCGAAGTTTATGAGCGTTATGGCTTTGATCCGGTGGAAACGCCGATGTTTGAATATACGGATTGTTTGGGCAAGTTTTTGCCAGATACAGATCGGCCAAACGCGGGCGTGTTCTCCGTTCAAGATGACGACGAACAATGGATGAGCCTTCGCTATGACATGACGGCACCACTTGCGCGCCATGTGGCAGAAAACATCAACGAAATTCAAATGCCGTTCCGCACCTATCGCCAAGGCTATGTGTTCCGCAATGAAAAACCGGGACCGGGTCGTTTCCGTCAGTTCATGCAGTTCGACGCGGACAGCATCGGCGCACCGGGTGTGCAGGCAGATGCTGAAATGTGCATGATGATGGCCGACACCATGGAAGCCCTCGGCATTGCGCGTGGCGATTATGTCATCCGCGTCAACAACCGCAAAGTGCTTGATGGGGTGATGGAAGCAATCGGCCTCGGCGGTGATGAAAACACAGAACGTCGTCTCACTGTGCTTCGCGCGATTGATAAGCTCGATAAATTTGGCGTTGAAGGCGTGAAGCTTCTGCTTGGTGAAGGCCGCAAAGATGAGAGTGGGGACTTTACTGAAGGTGCGAAGCTGGACGCTGCTGGTATTGATAAAGTCATCGGCTATACCGATGGGAGCCAGACAATTGAAGGTGAGGGGCAATCTGAACTTGATCAGATGCAAAGCCTTTTCGATCATGCAGGTTATGGTTCAGACCGTATCAAGATCGACCCATCCGTCGTCCGTGGTCTCGAATATTACACAGGCATGGTCTATGAGGCAGAGCTCCTGTTCGACGTCACCAATGAAAAAGGTGAAAGCGTTCAGTTTGGTTCTGTCGGCGGTGGTGGTCGTTATGATGGATTGATCAAACGCTTCACGGGCCGCGATGTGCCGGGCACTGGGTTTTCAATCGGCGTGTCGCGTTTGGTGACCGCGCTTAAAAACCTTGGCAAGCTTGGCACCTCTGACGTGACAGCCCCTGTGCTCGTCACTGTTATGGATGGCAACACGGAAGCGCTTGGCGAATATCAAAAGATGGTGCAGCAATTGCGCGGTGAAGGCATTCGCGCTGAGATGTATCAAGGTAATTGGAAGAAGTTCGGCAATCAGCTGAAATACGCAGACCGTCGCGGTTGCCCGATTGCCATCATCCAAGGATCAGACGAGCGCGAAGCAGGTAAAATCCAAGTCAAAGATTTGATTGAAGGCCGCAAGCAAGCAGACGCTATCGCCTCCAACGAAGAGTGGCGCGAGACCCGTCCGGGCCAATTTGAAATTGCAGCTGATGATCTGATTTCAGAAGTGAAAAAACTTCTGGCAGAGCAGGCGAAAGGCTAA